A genomic window from Oceanobacillus timonensis includes:
- a CDS encoding polyprenyl synthetase family protein — MEKEYFQAKQKQAKAYFHTLQAQIQQDNFASTLTETLSQYQQNKKKTWVHFDKGGNPPSRSFLSYLAKTGQLDSYLHRSISYIYFRDLGRDITSHTMQNRIAEVTESVKNYLNKKDQIVPFHMTELYQMAKKESLEEAFFWVMDKLQYISSILPEQVNKQEARRKIMKIIAGVIMHELEELDGEPSKSLRRQLLDQAIRTGYYYGLTYPFIDDILDADLLTVSEKKTFAYFIKQTLLTGEVLPVKASDWQDNHWQFISAVHQELSEAFQYLQSCQPAENRQLFLENAYLFFEAQELDREKQLDNPDYTNEDLYTSVILKSASSRLIIRSFKPFSEGDHIESNMFHYGLYNQLADDLTDLEEDLVNKNVTPYTYFITYQHQRNDFINPFAMYWSVIYYFIHQVYPGKPEIRDMILDRAVNGLKRLKERLGKERYQELMQQFSFDTDFEKALEKVVNRNQHVAFFDKWIRDQFLTTLKQKEESKKQFRTKMKEVKDQIEEHLRFESGMGTLEEAADYSLLGNAKRLRPIMTWIMAKEGYNLPDHFVLPLVKSIEYMHTASLIFDDLPSQDNAPERRGKQTLHEKYNHATAELTGLWLTQRAVEEQANIEHQDPSSLLELIAYSTRTTQHMCQGQYVDLHAKGKSLTLEELEELSMYKTALGFEAAWMMPLIAAGASEERKQTVKRFARHAGIAFQIKDDLLDITGDSKLLGKQPGSDYRNQNTTFVSILGREAAQKEMWEHYLAARQELAQLPEIPFFDQLLDYLILRDR, encoded by the coding sequence ATGGAAAAAGAATATTTTCAGGCGAAACAAAAGCAGGCAAAAGCATATTTTCACACGCTGCAAGCCCAGATACAACAAGATAACTTTGCGTCTACATTGACGGAGACACTATCCCAATATCAGCAGAACAAAAAGAAAACGTGGGTTCATTTCGATAAAGGGGGAAATCCTCCAAGCCGGTCTTTTCTTTCTTATTTAGCAAAGACAGGTCAGCTTGATTCTTATTTACACCGCAGTATATCTTATATCTATTTTCGTGACCTTGGCAGAGATATTACTTCGCACACAATGCAAAATAGAATCGCTGAGGTTACCGAAAGTGTAAAGAACTATTTGAATAAGAAAGACCAGATCGTTCCTTTTCACATGACGGAGTTATATCAAATGGCCAAGAAAGAATCGCTGGAAGAGGCTTTTTTTTGGGTGATGGATAAGTTGCAATATATTTCTTCCATCCTTCCTGAACAAGTGAATAAGCAGGAAGCCAGGAGAAAAATCATGAAGATTATTGCTGGTGTTATTATGCATGAATTAGAAGAGTTAGATGGAGAGCCTTCGAAAAGCTTGAGAAGGCAGCTGCTGGATCAGGCAATCCGCACCGGCTACTATTACGGGTTAACCTATCCATTCATTGATGATATTCTGGATGCAGACTTATTAACAGTCTCGGAGAAGAAGACGTTTGCTTATTTTATCAAACAAACATTATTAACCGGGGAAGTACTTCCAGTAAAAGCCTCCGATTGGCAAGATAATCACTGGCAGTTCATTTCCGCTGTCCACCAAGAACTGTCTGAGGCATTTCAATATTTACAATCATGCCAGCCGGCGGAGAATAGACAGTTGTTCCTGGAAAATGCGTATTTATTTTTTGAAGCGCAAGAGCTGGACCGAGAAAAACAATTGGATAACCCCGATTATACGAATGAAGACTTGTATACTTCTGTGATATTAAAATCAGCTTCTTCCCGACTGATTATTCGTTCTTTTAAACCATTTTCTGAAGGGGACCATATTGAGTCAAACATGTTTCATTACGGTTTATATAATCAGCTTGCAGATGATTTAACCGATTTGGAAGAAGACCTTGTTAATAAAAATGTCACGCCATATACGTACTTTATAACGTATCAGCATCAACGGAACGACTTCATCAATCCTTTTGCCATGTATTGGTCGGTCATTTATTATTTTATCCATCAGGTTTATCCGGGGAAACCGGAGATAAGAGATATGATTCTGGACCGGGCAGTCAACGGGCTCAAACGGTTGAAAGAAAGATTAGGAAAAGAACGCTACCAGGAGCTGATGCAGCAATTTTCTTTTGATACGGATTTTGAGAAAGCTCTGGAAAAAGTCGTCAACCGGAATCAACACGTCGCTTTTTTTGATAAATGGATACGGGATCAGTTTTTAACGACATTAAAACAAAAAGAGGAATCCAAGAAGCAGTTCAGGACGAAAATGAAGGAAGTCAAGGATCAGATAGAAGAGCATCTCCGTTTTGAATCAGGGATGGGTACTTTAGAAGAAGCGGCTGATTATAGTTTGTTAGGCAATGCCAAGCGATTGCGTCCGATAATGACGTGGATAATGGCCAAAGAAGGTTATAATTTGCCAGATCATTTCGTATTGCCATTAGTGAAATCGATAGAGTATATGCATACAGCCTCGCTTATTTTTGATGATTTGCCATCGCAGGATAATGCGCCGGAGCGAAGAGGCAAGCAGACGCTGCATGAGAAATATAATCATGCGACTGCAGAACTTACAGGGCTTTGGCTAACACAACGTGCTGTTGAGGAGCAAGCTAATATCGAACATCAAGACCCAAGCAGCCTGCTGGAATTGATTGCTTATTCGACCAGAACAACGCAACATATGTGTCAGGGGCAATACGTTGATTTACATGCTAAAGGGAAATCATTAACGCTTGAGGAACTGGAAGAATTATCGATGTATAAAACGGCCCTTGGATTTGAAGCAGCTTGGATGATGCCGCTGATTGCTGCCGGTGCATCGGAAGAGCGGAAACAGACCGTCAAACGTTTCGCTCGTCACGCAGGGATTGCTTTTCAAATTAAAGATGATTTATTGGATATAACCGGCGATTCGAAATTGTTAGGGAAGCAACCGGGAAGCGACTATCGGAATCAAAATACGACTTTTGTGTCCATTCTCGGCAGGGAAGCGGCGCAAAAGGAGATGTGGGAGCATTATTTGGCAGCCCGACAAGAATTAGCACAGCTTCCGGAGATTCCTTTCTTTGATCAGCTGTTGGATTATCTGATATTGCGCGACCGTTAA
- the eutH gene encoding ethanolamine utilization protein EutH produces MAFISDLIIYMIMACAVAGAFAAIKNAETGLGREFMEGFYVIGQVFIPCAGIMASIPYLSQFISSVIGPFLNQFGIDSAIAATSMIAVDMGGYQLADALADTRESWIIAMVVGYFLGPTLTFLIPVGLALITKKDYKYMALGVMAGILTIPVGILVSCLFIAISKPEIREAVSTNAQSLYPLMLSFSEIFITMIPLLLFVILLAIGLKLYPNKMIKGFLFYGKFLDVGIKLVLVFSIVEYFTGFFSFVFGGWGFDPIIADEADTYRALEVAGFIGIMLAGSFPFIYIFRNVFAKPLQKLAGALGMQEAGSMGLVASVANTLAMFRMVKDMPAKDKVINIAFSVCIATVFGDHLSFTANFQPNLILPIMLGKIVAAFLSIYLAFKLSVPKAVQLEKEDQLKAQRE; encoded by the coding sequence ATGGCTTTTATCAGTGATTTAATTATTTATATGATTATGGCATGTGCAGTGGCAGGTGCATTTGCCGCAATAAAAAATGCAGAAACAGGGCTTGGCAGAGAGTTTATGGAAGGCTTTTATGTGATTGGTCAGGTTTTTATACCTTGCGCAGGGATTATGGCATCTATTCCGTATTTATCACAGTTTATATCTTCTGTTATTGGTCCTTTTCTTAACCAATTTGGAATCGACTCTGCCATTGCCGCAACGTCGATGATAGCGGTCGATATGGGAGGTTATCAATTAGCGGATGCGCTGGCAGACACAAGAGAATCATGGATTATCGCGATGGTGGTCGGCTATTTTCTGGGGCCGACGCTGACATTTTTGATTCCGGTTGGACTGGCGCTTATTACTAAAAAAGATTATAAATATATGGCTTTAGGCGTTATGGCAGGAATATTAACCATCCCGGTAGGAATCCTTGTTTCTTGTCTATTTATTGCGATTTCCAAACCGGAAATCAGAGAAGCTGTTTCGACGAATGCACAGTCTTTATACCCGTTAATGTTAAGTTTTTCGGAAATTTTCATCACCATGATTCCGCTGCTTCTTTTTGTGATTTTGCTGGCTATTGGGTTAAAACTGTATCCGAATAAGATGATTAAAGGCTTTTTATTTTACGGTAAGTTTTTAGATGTTGGTATTAAATTAGTCTTGGTGTTTTCTATTGTGGAATACTTTACAGGCTTTTTCAGCTTTGTGTTTGGCGGCTGGGGATTTGACCCCATCATTGCTGATGAAGCGGATACGTATAGAGCTCTGGAAGTTGCTGGATTTATCGGAATTATGCTGGCAGGTTCTTTTCCCTTTATTTATATATTCCGGAATGTATTTGCAAAGCCGCTTCAAAAACTGGCAGGAGCTTTGGGAATGCAGGAAGCGGGAAGCATGGGGCTGGTAGCATCCGTAGCCAATACACTGGCGATGTTTCGCATGGTGAAAGATATGCCGGCCAAGGATAAGGTCATTAATATTGCCTTTTCTGTGTGTATTGCGACGGTATTTGGTGATCATTTATCCTTCACTGCTAACTTTCAGCCTAATTTAATTTTACCAATTATGCTTGGAAAGATTGTAGCGGCTTTCCTTTCTATTTATTTAGCGTTTAAATTATCTGTTCCCAAAGCTGTTCAGCTGGAGAAGGAGGATCAGCTAAAAGCGCAGAGAGAATAA